A single window of Rana temporaria chromosome 1, aRanTem1.1, whole genome shotgun sequence DNA harbors:
- the LOC120925022 gene encoding interferon lambda-3-like, whose product MDIRLVVLSILLVAVSGRLHRRLCPKSRYLSVTSSDITTLKELQHDHEKNMSTNAMRCYRRMLRHKPSVCDLTQRDRLILTLERVSLTVEVLTNISVSAQNESVKQTLMVFLKLKDDLMVCRGSPEYNEPTSPELKLWLHHLQHFKEAASPDCVQEAVILSLIPLRVEDVTCWALNH is encoded by the coding sequence ATGGATATCAGGCTGGTGGTGTTGAGCATTTTACTGGTTGCAGTAAGTGGGCGCTTGCACAGGAGACTCTGCCCGAAATCCCGCTATTTATCAGTGACGTCTTCTGACATAACAACACTAAAGGAGCTGCAACACGATCATGAGAAGAACATGTCTACCAACGCAATGAGATGCTACAGAAGAATGCTGAGACACAAACCATCTGTATGTGACCTTACGCAGAGGGATCGTCTCATCCTGACCCTGGAGCGGGTGTCACTAACAGTTGAGGTTCTAACGAATATTTCTGTGTCTGCTCAGAATGAATCTGTAAAACAGACACTTATGGTTTTCCTCAAACTGAAAGATGATCTGATGGTCTGTAGAGGATCTCCAGAATACAATGAGCCCACCTCACCCGAGCTGAAGCTGTGGCTACATCACCTCCAGCATTTTAAGGAGGCAGCATCTCCAGATTGTGTCCAGGAGGCTGTAATACTTAGTCTTATCCCTCTGAGAGTGGAAGATGTGACATGTTGGGCTCTCAACCACTAA
- the LOC120925021 gene encoding interferon lambda-3-like, whose translation MDIRLVVLSILLVAVSGRLHRRLCPKSRLLSVTSSDITTLKELQHDHEKNMSTNAMRCYRRMLRHKPSVCDLTQRDRLILTLERVSLTVEVLTNISVSAQDESVKQALMVFLKLKDDLMVCRGSPEYNEPTSPELKLWLHHLQHFKEAASPDCVQEAVILSLIPLRVEDVTCWALSH comes from the coding sequence ATGGATATCAGGCTGGTGGTGTTGAGCATTTTACTGGTTGCAGTAAGTGGGCGCTTGCACAGGAGACTCTGCCCGAAATCCCGCTTATTATCAGTGACGTCTTCTGACATAACAACACTAAAGGAACTGCAACACGATCATGAGAAGAACATGTCTACCAACGCAATGAGATGCTACAGAAGAATGCTGAGACACAAACCATCTGTATGTGACCTTACGCAGAGGGATCGTCTCATCCTGACCCTGGAGCGGGTGTCACTAACAGTTGAGGTTCTAACGAATATTTCTGTGTCTGCTCAGGATGAATCTGTAAAACAGGCACTTATGGTTTTCCTCAAACTGAAAGATGATCTGATGGTCTGTAGAGGATCTCCAGAATACAATGAGCCCACCTCACCCGAGCTGAAGCTGTGGCTACATCACCTCCAGCATTTTAAGGAGGCAGCATCTCCAGATTGTGTCCAGGAGGCTGTAATACTTAGTCTTATCCCTCTGAGAGTGGAAGATGTGACATGTTGGGCTCTCAGCCACTAA